The following are encoded in a window of Alosa sapidissima isolate fAloSap1 chromosome 12, fAloSap1.pri, whole genome shotgun sequence genomic DNA:
- the kng1 gene encoding kininogen-1: MLGARLSVLTACLCCLLWACGYGQETQQDTLLFCDDKLVEEAVDSALVKLNGMLTSGNQYSLYQILEAKKVENETGTELALRFTSRLSDCPVGGDKAWRDCEYFPIGPESPRTCKANVFVTEGSSDVHLVDCASEPVVTVERAPCLGCPELIDLESEDLKEPLRFSIGQANNAHNEVDLLILKDVVSASRQVVAGFRYQLRFNMQSSNCTKEEFKEVTEECHPHEKPTFVRCNSTVDVAPWRHEVPDGSVHCELGQFMVSRRRPPGWTPLRTIEEPFKTTEPPMKESSEEEQDTASAASTATNLEMTAAPTITTPPQSSSTQKPFHCPSKPWKQFLPQIATVPVPPSTNTSKPESDGLFSDADLLIG; encoded by the exons ATGTTGGGAGCCAGGCTGTCCGTGCTTACTGCCTGTCTCTGTTGCTTGCTCTGGGCCTGTGGATACGGACAGGAGACACAGCAGGACACACTGCTTTTCTGTGATGACAAACTGGTTGAGGAAGCAGTGGATTCAGCCTTGGTAAAACTCAATGGGATGCTGACCTCGGGAAATCAGTACTCTCTATATCAAATTCTTGAGGCCAAGAAG GTTGAGAATGAGACAGGCACAGAGTTGGCACTGCGCTTCACCAGCAGGCTATCAGATTGTCCAGTAGGGGGAGACAAGGCATGGAGAGACTGTGAATATTTTCCAATTGGCCCTGAG AGTCCCAGAACTTGTAAAGCGAATGTATTTGTGACAGAGGGAAGTTCAGACGTCCATTTAGTTGACTGTGCTTCTG AGCCTGTAGTTACTGTTGAGCGAGCCCCTTGCCTTGGTTGTCCAGAGTTAATTGATCTGGAGAGTGAGGACTTGAAAGAGCCGTTGAGGTTCTCTATTGGACAAGCAAATAATGCACATAATGAAGTCGATCTCTTAATACTGAAAGATGTTGTCTCTGCCTCAAGACAG GTGGTAGCTGGATTCAGGTACCAATTGAGATTTAATATGCAGAGTAGTAACTGCACCAAAGAAGAGTTTAAGGAGGTGACAGAAGAATGCCATCCACATGAAAAACCG ACATTTGTGAGATGTAATTCCACTGTTGATGTGGCTCCATGGCGTCATGAAGTACCAGATGGAAGTGTCCACTGTGAACTTGGTCAATTTATG GTTTCAAGGAGGAGACCTCCAGGTTGGACTCCACTGAGGACCATTGAAGAGCCTTTCAAGACTACTGAGCCTCCAATGAAGGAGTCCTCAGAGGAGGAACAGGACACAGCATCAGCAGCCAGCACGGCAACCAATCTGGAGATGACTGCAGCTCCAACCATCACAACTCCTCCTCAATCCTCCAGCACCCAGAAACCTTTCCATTGTCCCTCAAAACCCTGGAAGCAGTTTCTTCCACAGATTGCTACTGTCCCAGTCCCACCATCGACAAATACCTCAAAACCAGAGTCAGATGGGTTATTCAGTGATGCAGATTTGTTAATAGGCTAG
- the LOC121677752 gene encoding lysosome-associated membrane glycoprotein 3, translated as MRINRSRGLNTFTKWLLLSSVVLLKGSTVTELDKPLSKPSSHGSPNVTMSKKSSLQPTPSPPLLGSYRLTNPDGNVCLKAVLGVEYMVTVNKKFYYFNMNPLATHATGYCGNQTAVLSLEFDEGNLEFTFHKGSKEYYTRRLQALLGPISVCDKCRNQSYPGTVDRQTLFKTTTGLSFKCKSELVVKMSPNFRLKILSVQFQPFDLAMGQFGKDFECWQDYIKRIIPIILGAIAVGILLIATISYLVVREYRHRGYESL; from the exons ATGAGAATAAATAGGTCAAGAGGactcaacacatttacaaaatgGCTTCTCCTATCATCAGTTGTTCTACTTAAAG GAAGCACAGTGACTGAGTTAGACAAGCCCCTTAGCAAGCCCTCATCTCATGGCTCACCTAATGTAACCATGAGCAAGAAGTCTTCTCTGCAGcccacaccatcaccaccacttcTTGGCAGCTATAGACTAACGAATCCCGATGGCAATGTGTGCTTGAAAGCTGTTCTGGGAGTGGAGTACATGGTAACAGTGAACAAA AAATTCTACTATTTCAACATGAATCCCCTAGCAACCCATGCTACTGGATACTGTGGGAATCAGACTGCTGTTCTCTCATTGGAGTTCGATGAAGGGAATCTTGAGTTCACTTTTCACAAG GGGTCCAAGGAGTATTACACCCGTAGGTTACAAGCTCTTTTGGGGCCAATTTCTGTGTGTGATAAATGCAGAA ATCAGTCCTATCCTGGGACAGTGGACCGTCAAACATTGTTCAAAACCACAACAGGACTCAGTTTCAAATGTAAATCAGAGCTGGTGGTCAAGATGTCCCCAAACTTTAGGCTTAAAATTCTGTCTGTACAATTTCAGCCTTTTGATTTGGCAATGGGGCAGTTTGGAAAAG acTTTGAATGCTGGCAGGACTACATCAAACGCATCATACCCATTATACTCGGGGCCATAGCTGTGGGAATTCTCCTGATTGCCACAATATCTTACTTAGTTGTTCGTGAATATCGCCATCGGGGTTATGAAAGCCTGTGA